The Lytechinus pictus isolate F3 Inbred chromosome 8, Lp3.0, whole genome shotgun sequence nucleotide sequence atGCTCAATAGCCTTGAGAGGTGCGtccttttaatttcaaaattaagtaattttgatatgtttttgtttttaaatttgttttctaaatgttttattatcttataatgtacatgtaacatttaTTGTTTGAGTTGTACAGACAATTGCTTTCCTGTTCTATGTAGTTATTCCCCATTGTATCTTATACGTTTGGGGCCCCTGGTGATAAGCTCTTGGGGGCCCACACCTTATGTATCAATGCCTTATTTAATTGTACACATTGTAAATATACGTtcgtattataaaaaaaaaagtgaaatagatgaaaagaattaaattgaatgaatGGAAGATAATTACATACTTGTATTTCAGGATAAAGATAGGACAGTCTATTCTTTCTCCAGTCGTCCAAGAACGAGGATTGATTCCTCGCTTTCCAGCTGTTTGGAAGAGTTCGATTGAACAAGAAGAAACGGTTCAATAACGGTGATTGCTTTGTTCCAAATAATTCAAAAACTTCTAAACAAGCGAACAATAACTTATAACTTATTGTATAATGAATCAGAATAACAATGTTTCAATTTGCACCGAGACCTACATGGCCGCCAGTTTTACAAAATGGCGGCCAAGTACAGGGTTTTCGACAATGGGTCAGATGcttaaaaagtagcaattgatGGCTAGCAATCGCTTCAAGCACAAGCAATTGCTAGCCAAGCAAAACATCATGCCtcagcaattgctttattttatatgaaaaaccCATTGCTAGTGCTTGAACATttttcttgccttcagaaaGCAATTGCTATCGGTTTGAACAATAGCGACGTCACCGCTGCAGCGCGCTGGTGCGAACACGATTCACAGAAAAGGCATGAGTCGAATGCAAATATGTGACAGTGCAAATTACCGCTTCTTTCATATGACATCTTTTCTTTCATGGTgacaaaataatttgtttcttttcaataaatttatatatttggcATTTGATTTGCACTTACTAGGAAGGAAACATGTTCATGTACTCGTTTCTGCACATCTTGGAGTTCTCTCTCAGGTggataatcatgattaaacaACGCGAACGCCCTGATCAAGCAAACGCTGAAGCTGATCTGACGGAGCTTGAAAAAACCTAAGCAAGTGCTTAAACGCATAAGTGAAATGTTCGCTTTAAGCATACGCTTTTTAGGCAATAGCTTAATCGTTAAGAAAGTGCTAATAGTCATTTAAAGATTGCTTGAACTAACTAGCAAAGCATTTGCTTGCTCATTTTTGTGCACAAGGAGCAAGCAAAAGCCTAGAAAAAGTAATTGCTATATtctatgcatctgacccaataTCTTGGCTTCTAAATCACTTGATGACCAATACATGAAAGTTTTATAGAATAGGGACTTAAACTTgcaaaattttattgaaatatcaaatcttAGCAATGGTAAATTTTAGATATTGAAACCacatcaaagttcattgaccctatatgacctttgacctttaaaatGTGACCAGAAACCCATGCAAGATAATCAGTGTTACGTCATAACCCATAAGCTTTAACAATTACGAAGACTTTGTCAAAACATGCTttacatttcaaattgataCCCAaatatggtcaaagttcattgaccctgaatGACCTGTGATCTTTATAGACCAAGGTACCTGAAACACATGCCAAATGATAAGTAAAGACATTAAGACACCCTGGTTTAACAGTTTCCTACTGAAAGGTAAGATTTGGTCTCATTATTTCCAACATGAGCTCGAGTCTGGTAATTCGTAGAAAAAGACCAcaaaatgtcatgaaaatgatattctttCTTAAATAAAGTTGATTATTTGATACCAATGGAGTCATTTTCCTCAGATATAGCGGTTTTGTGCCAAAGGTATTATTCAAGGTTACCTAGAAGCAGAAGTAATTATTAACTCTAATTTCGTCGGCCATTTGTAAAATCCAAGAAGGCGGCCATAAAGGTCACAGTGTAAATGCAAACATTCTCCCCGCAAATCCGGCAACATTACGTAGTGACCTGTTTGTGAGACATGGGCGtgcgcagatttttttttgggggggggggctgggggtgGGGGCAAGACGCGTAAAATCGttcgaaaaaaaataaaagcgaAGGAGCGAATTGACCGAGCTCGTCTTTGTGGCGCTTTGCAATTTTTAATTGGCGTACATTATTTGAATTGTTAACATCCGATAACGTCTCTTAAATTCATAGAactggtttaaaaaaatcttaacgaAATTAAGGTATGCCTGctaaattcaatcaataaaatacCTGGGTTCAAGAAGCGTTTGGCGATGTTGGCAAGTCGTTTTAAACTAggctttttttatacatttatttgcACTAAATTGTAATACATCTGACCAGACTCAGTAGTATGTTCAACAGCTACTTTGCTTAAGTCAGGGTACTTATGCTTATAACTGTAAAGCGCTCagtactattattactattattttaaatattgttatTGTAATCGTATTTCCAAGACTTTCCTCCGGAAACATAAGCACAATACGGTAtaaccatagagctatagctctatgTTATAACTTAAACGAGAGAGAGGGGAACATACAAGCAAAGTAGTTATTCTCGATTATCAAGGGGTGGGGGTCATTAGAATAGACCGGTGGGGGTAAGCATTGTCAGTTATAAGCAGAATATATGCAAAAATGCAAATTACTCAACTGATTTCATCCATCACATCTGAAACTTTGGTAGTACCCAGATCCGATAGCCCACGTGTGTCGAAAGTTATTACTTGATTGGTTAGTATAGCAGGATCTCGAAACAAAGTCTCGCCTCCTTGCCCTTCAGAGTTGCTTTCGATGTGAACTTGCTCCCATACACCTTCGTAATGAAgcgaagataaaaaaaaaatacaatgaaaactGATCCCCAAATAATACAgatatcttctttttttggtgaaaatatgcGTAATTCATTTAGTAAATGCATGTGTAACACATGTAGTAATAAGTTTTGTATTACAGATTTCTTGCACTAAACGCATTTATTGCATTCAAACCAAGAAAGAATTTACTTCATGTTGCTTCgcataaagaaatacaaaagaatgtGCACACGCACCGTGTTGaactaatatacaaaatattataaatGAGCGAGCATACCCTAATGGAATAAACAGTGTGTCTACCATGTCTACAGCATGTACAgtgtaaaaatatattcatactGTTTGATTTGTGCATTTTAAgagtttgaataatattttcactttGTGAAGACACTGTGATCACATTATGGGGCACTGTTCTTTTCGGCAGGTTAATGCCACAATAAAAGGATATTTCTACTGGAATGGAAACGCGGGATCTTCGCAACATAAGGCTGGATTTTGTCAATCAGCCCTTTTTTTAGATTGTTCTTTGGGCCTGACGTTGCAATCATAGGAATGGAGAAAAATTGCCCGTATTCACTGCCACATAAACCACAATCAATTTAGATAGTAACAagtttttaccatgtttacatcCAGGCGCAGATTTATAGGGGGGCGAATGGGTCTTGGCCcccacaaaaagggtaaaggggaaggaagagaagaaaaaaagagagagaggaagaggggaaaaggaaaagaagagagataggggaagagggggaagaaaagaacgaagagggggagagagaggaaaaaagataagaagagggggaaaggaaaagaagaaaaaaaagaaaaagacggaaaggggagaaaggaaggggaaaaacaAGGGGAAAGAGgacaagagaaagagaaagaaaaaagtgggAGAAAGTGAAAAAGTAGAGGGGAAttaaaagagagaggggggaaaatACTGATAGATAATGAGCGGAAGCGccaatttgttgttgaccggggcCCCATTATGATGTCCGAATTAGGGGGCGCCTAATTGATGGTCGAACTGGGGGCGCTGACATTGGTGCTCGAGCTAGGGAAGGGGGCACCAAATTAATGTTCAAattagggggcgccgaattgatgttcgaaatcatTAATAAATGAGCGGAAGTGCCCATTTGATGTGGACCGGGCGCCGATTAAATGTTTAAACGAAGGCGCCATAttgatgttcgagctaggggaaagtcaaattgatgttcgaactatgggagcgccgaattgatgttcgaactagggggcgtcAAAGTGATAttagaatggggggggggggcgaattgatgtttgaactagagGATGCCAGATTGGGTTTATTGCTATTTCGTCTACGTCCACTTTCCACATCGtccaattaccattttgtccaatagccagttggtctaataaccatttcgtctattatcatttggtctaatggcATTTTTGTGCCGATTGGTCCAAAAACCACTTTGTCCATTTTTATTACGTCTATtcccatttagtctaatagccAACTGGTCTAAAGgcaaatggtctaatgaccacttagTCTACTTTCATTTCGTCTATGCGCCATTTGGtctacagtgccggccgcaggaAACGTCACGCCCGAGCACGCAAACACCCTAGGGTGCTTTTGCGTCTAACTGAGGGTATTCAAGGGGAGCAGACTAGGGTGTTTAGCCGCGCATGCAGTTTCCCGCGTGCTctataatattggccgtgcccgcACTTTTCCTAGGGTACCCTTGCATTATGTtaacatgtgcatgtacttaGGTTATCTTGTGATAgaccattatgtttttaaactagTGTGATCGGAATCTattgttgattaaatttttgatttaagatgttatttgttttattttctttcatcctttctttcattttttaatttctgttttcccttttcattttttacctTATTCCTTCTGTCCCTTTGTTCCTTCCTtgcttccttcctgtttttcttttgtctttgtttctttcaaataatgaaggaaatttttttcttcctttcctttctttctcctttcctccattttcttacttttctcttttctctccttatgtttttttttctttcacacatttattcatcttcccttcctttattttaattctttctttctttatacatttcaagtaatgacggaaaccgttatctgtcttttattctttcatccTTTAATTctaacttttttccttttaatttttccttaatttttttctttcctctcaatttcatttcttgtgtcctcatttctttctcttttctttcttccgctcaccctcccttccactttcttaaaggagaatgaaactcttggagcaagttagcttttgtgaaagcagaacaatcaaagaataagatcaacaaaagtttgagtaaaataggactagcaatagaagagttatgagcatttgaatgtcgagatcactaatgctatggagtcctcccattggcaatgcgaccaagatctatgatgtcacagatgaacaactctccccttttggacactgaaaatataccccaaaacatctctttttgctcattataatcatatgacaaacgattcatcaatgatataatgttgtgaaacctctgtacttgtcctctcataaagagaacacctcaccttgtgatagactctataaaaatgagaatataagtgaaataagtactaaagtaatgagggagttgtacgtgtgtgacatcacagatcttggtcgcattgccaatgggaggatctacatggcattagtgatctcaatattcaaatgctcataactttcttattattcattcaatcttcctcaaactttcaacaatatgtttcttggacttttttctttgatatggattcaactggtttgaagggtttcattctcctttaatatatacacaacaaaaatagtaagtccccccttgatcaaacatcaataatttcccaaacaatgcgagtttttgatatatttttacatgagcgtgtaggtaattttataagctaccctctgagtgaatgttatggacatattttacgtcatgcttcagtgagcaccgtcagaaggcaaaaatgtcacttttcaaaagtcacaagccaaaaatcatgactttgattccattttattggaactgattccacattctcatcatgaaaaatagtcagaaggcttgtaaaaggtactttctaaaagacgatacaatttTTGGGGCTAAATTttacggttgaataaacacaagtccaaatttgctatcattggatttttttacacattttcatcaataaaaatgatagaatatgatgacagttatttttgggaagagtatcttcaacaatattcatcgtttcacggttcaatgaacatttattgaaaacaaaaaatacgattttcaaatatcataggcaagtattgtttcattttggtattaaactgaaactgatcttttatcaactttttcgttatgttcatgaccaattaacatgcttcaatgattcaaaggcgtttaattaaacattcacacttgaatgaacatgtggaatgtgattagctcttttttacgttattggaaaaaatgcaacttgtaactatggatatctgtcacaaacctccttgcatggttcatttgatttgattttttatgaaaatcccgatgtttaatgcatcagtgagcacacaatattcgaaaattatgcaaatgagaagaaagttcaaggccttggccccactctgtgccgtatcgaattgttattttggtgtgcgcgcattttggatagtgttactctgaagccatgtgcgaagtttcatgaaataactgttggcagaagtaacataaaccgtccatgaaacaaactccttatttcatatttgttaaaattttgacttcctctctcatagacttgtgtacattatgggtgcgtatgtttaagaataagtaaccccttattcaatatggtggaactttttatcaaggctgtctttagcaatgtcatttggcagtaatgtttatcaacctatgggcagaattctgtgcaaaaatgaaatcgatttgtttatttacggatgagtgagcacgcatcaaagtgagaaaatgggtattttcaatgtcacagactcattttaaagggtaataaggtgaatattgggggcaaattcggtttcaaatgtgactttaattcctgttgtttttatcatccatcatttctatcaccacacacttaccgaactttacattttcatggttaagcgagcacattcgaaaacttaggaatgaatactctttatactgcataaatgtattcttttcctaacaatttctcatgatcagtttaatttatgaacaaatcagtggtggatccaagatttcaaaatgggggaggggcctataattgggggagccaccaacattttcaaattttaatatgacctaacaagttgtggaggatactaccaaaaacccctatgatgatacgtcacaatacaggggccgcggaacggttttcaaagtgtgggggaggggctgagccaaaagtgggggggggggggctgaccatgcagaaaatcacaatcgtatggtcatttttacatttttgtacatgattttggaaaaaagtggccCCCCATCCCCGCTTCCGCGGACCCTGcgatattgtgctcactcaaccatgaacatacgatatcaaaattgtgtgtagagtggctaaatgatggatagcaaaacagcataacaccacaaaattcacctaaaaacaacttttgcccaactttgtatttgcacaatctgaaaaacgactcttgtgactttcaaaaattgtcatttttaattcaatctttaattactcatgcatgactcaactgatcaatctcatttttcttcaggagttgcttaatgagtgtagaaaaccacctacgaaatatcatatctcaaaataactccgttcaaaagttacagtaatttgatttaggggggacttactttttttgttgtgtatattttattaacaagtctaacattgtgtagccttttttgttgattttttggcctggctcggtcgatccgatggtacatagtgctttgtcgattgtcccgtatttaattttgtgaaatctggtcaccctggctgGAACATCGAACTTATTATTTTTCGTTTACCGCAATGAAtctaattaattaatcaatctaATTTAATGCATTAGGCAAACTTTTTTCCTTATGCCTTACGTggtagacatacatgtatcatacaaacttgtattgaaaaaaataggacacaattgtgatttaatgtaATTGAGATCAATTCTCTATCTTTTGGGATAAGTTATTTTTCTCCATATGTACCCATTTCTCTCCCTTCAGCGTAAAATATACACCTAATCCCATCTCCTTATGAACAGTGTAAGaactagaaaacatttgaaacattcttccttgagttttaacggggtgcacagggtgaaatgaggaaagaagaaagaaaggcatatcaacataacaaaaacataaaaattaaaatagattaaagacattaataagcaaacttgattttttttggtaaatcaaaattgacaagttattaacagAGGTCCACACATCaccaattgaaaatatatcatatcaataaaaaaacattaatgacatttgcgaattctcattatgttaaaacaaacgtgcggtcaatattgggatcgtCAATTCATTGACATGGTTGATAAAAGCAGTTATTTCAAACCCTAATGAAGGGAATGAAAGGTACGTTGAAACGAATACTAGTATGACCAAGATCATACAAAGTtacggaagcttaaaagtgccaccgagatgacgagataattcctcgtcttctcgacttttgGGGTCCGATAAAGCAAGAAGGCGTGATCCGGTATTTCGTCTTCTCAGCCTTTTTTTGTCCAATAAGGCGAGATGCTgaaattccaaatctcgtcttctctaCTTCTCGGATACGAGAAGGCGataaagcgagattccaaaccTCGTCTtcccgacttctcgggtatgtgaagatgagaagGCAAGATTCCAAATCTcttcttctcgacttctcgggtatgagaagatgagaaagcgagattccaaatctcttcttctcgacttctcgggtatgtgaagatgagaaagcgagattccaaatctcgtcttctcgacttctcgggtatgtgaagatgagaagGCGAGATTCCAAATATCGTCTTCTCCaattctcgggtatgtgaagatgagaaggcgagatttggaatctcgctttctcatctgctcatacccgagaaggcctaaataaataatgagaacgcgaagcgcgatctgttttattttttttatttttatagatttttcatgtattatatcctgaaagcctaagtcaggggcggatccagcttccgccaataggttgaggggccattttttcacccatattttccccgatcggccgctcaaagttgattttttttttggtttctttgaaggggttgtcccagtgccgtaatgagccaaaaatttcgatggggctcgatatggtgcatcgcataaaattaataagaagttgccagtgagcgaagcgagcaagcaaatatgctgacatttttattacaaaaatacaaggttgtggtaaattttgacataatatttggaaaataatattatatttcatcctaatccctttcattttctctctattttttctcagtcttgattctctctctttttttttgggggggggggggggaggaggcaAAACGCcaatgtcctaacagtcatttcctagctttactttataagcaacataaatgtgtaataatctcttaagccctatgtaatctaaaaataaaatttcatgtattttgtcctgaaaattgaacattttgggcaatgtttgtgaacatgaacaggacgcgtatgtaactagataattaccacgagcgcgaagcgcgagcagaaatgttaaatattcgttctggcctggtcaAATAGGGTCCTGTTAAtgatgttttgcagttagccattaagacgatacatatttcaacgattagataatgcaagcgcgaagcgcgagctgaacatttttgatattccaacctaaaaagatgagatttcaaatcccccaatgggacattcgattcatgtttgtcaatcatgaaaaaggatgggtaaatTTTGGTAacttcctacaataataatgcgagcgcaaagcgcgagcagaaattttttgatattctgattccaaactggataattttagcacgttttgaataagatcaagctttgtatctcaaaaacatgcgcgcgcgtgttttagagttagacagaatcctggcaatctgaatacatttcatttttcatcataaaaatcaataatgcaagcgcagagcccgagctgaaaataatatttgaaattccgatataaaaagggtaaatttaagcactgtttacagcactgtgtatatagggaaatttgattgcactatataaataatgcgagcgcgaagcgcgagctgatattttataatttatttgacctaggatcgagacattttaggcctaaggacattttgtcatcatgaatgatgactatcttctatttcttttcctaaaacttgttgatatttatttctgaaaaagggacaattatgaattcatacaaattttatttcatatttattaatctgttaagcctaatgagtgtgttaaatttgttgacagttcatgaggcctgaaaactggatattttaagtatttttgtaatcatgaataggattcattggttgatatatttttagcaaataatgcgagcgcaaattgcgatccggattttttaaatagaattaatatataggtatacataactcaccaatcaaaatgcgagcgcacagcgctagctcataggcctttattattttttttacaatcgagacacctgaaaagatatatttagagaatcttatgtgaaatataaaaagacaataggtaggcctacttcgcaaatagtgcgagcgcacaacatgttgcaaatgttgattcaaaccataaaacggacattttccagagcacttaaaaacataaatcggtaaataaaacaaaataatgaaagatcgatgtccgagctgaattatgttttgtatattgatatcaaaacttgatattttaaactacatatcagcctattgagcaagatatgtatcacatcgaacaggcaatgcgagcgcgatgcgcgagcgaactattaatatagtgacattaaatatttaaaaaaaaattgttttccaagtcttctcctgaccttattttattcactcgtcttcctccttttatgtttcgtcttcttttttctcctttctttcccactttttttttctttccccgtttttcacaattcatttgctctgtcaataggggggaggttgccctcgggcggcctcgatccgcctatgttagtagttgttatgatgaacacgatgcatatctattaagaaatgaatgcgaccgcgaagtgctagctgaaaacttttataatgatgaaatgaaaaatacattttcagttgtcaggttagaatatcaaatattttcagcttgtgctgctcgttcgcataaaacactgtaaggtcgggatgcgtatatgactaaacaatttattgatgccagcgcgaagcgcgagctcaattttgtatatactgacttaggaaggactaaggtataattcctattctaattgcttgtcctttttctcttccttttttctgtttcttacccctttttttgcgccaccatggggggggggggggcaaaatctttgccccatggatcggcctatgtatgttgacttgaaaaccactaacacttacatgtgggattgaagcagaggatgcatacctcattaatcaaatattgcgagcgcgtagcgcgagctgaatttgataataacctttttttgtgaccctgaacagggtatctatctcgctaaacagacttaaaactcgaaaacattgttttttctgttatcgtaaaaaacgggatattttaattcagccgcattaatttaagttttttgggcaggacatatattttactataaacaggcaatacgagcaatgttgcgcccccggtcgaaaatgaatttgcatgaagccctctaagttcaaggtcaatttggcgccctcggttggacataaacttggcgcccccatatgaaatataactttgccctcatctccctctctgaaacatgtatttgtcgcattatggtcaaaattcaaattagcgctcccctagttcgaacatcaattcggtgccccgctagatcgaacatcaattcggcgccccatagttcgaacgtcattttggcgccatcgAATCGACGTCCATGGGAGCGTTTCATAAAAGGACTCTTTTTATTCGACAAGTCCccttttatccgacagttaccatagaaacagtgactctcagccaatcaaaattaaggaaagatatcagatctgacaacttgtcggacaaaaatgttgatgccAAAAAACAAATGTTATTGGGGATAAAACAAGCAGAAACCAAGCattcgtttcttttgtttcttttgaatgcttgattttctttataataTGGCTTTGCTGTCTTAAACAACTAACAAAGCAAACTAAACACTTATGCAAAAAAGAGAAGCAATTAAATACAGAAACAAAAAACAGTGAGTGTGACAGTTTCGGTGTGTTTGTgaggttttgtttttgtttatttttgcacTATAGTATGAAATTACACACTTTTGCATTTGGTTATATGAAATGCATTTCACATCTTCTGGAGGTAATGTGtaacttttgtttaaatttctGTTATTGGGACTAAAATTGAGCATTTTTTATACTCCAAATATACGCAGGCATCCGCAGGCCCATGAGGGCCAGTCAAaggtattgctgtacacacgcgtggccaaattatttccaaacaccccctaaacgagtttttctctgtgtgcaaaatggggacatcccgatagtccgcgggtccgatagttcgcagcgtgtgtaaaattatgatcaggatatagtgagatcaaatgtcatcgagaggtcaaaaggtcaaatgatacgataCCATGGGGTTATATCAGGCGCCgacccatgcccccccccccaccccgaaaaaagagggaggaagagggggaaagaaagagaaggaaacaaATAGAGGAAAAGttggaaagaagagaagaaaaaagagaggaagagggtgaaagaaagagagaatggggaatgaggaaaagagaaagaaagaaagaaaatgagatgggaaaagaaagagggggagatggaccgggacgtcgatttgatgattgttcgaactatgggcgccaaattgatgtttgaactagggagGGCGcccaattgatgttcgaaattggtggggggggggggggggggggtccgccaatttgatgttggaactaggggggggggcgccaaattgatgttcgaattaGGGGACCGCCATTTTTATGTTTGACCAGACGCgacaaatacatatttcaagttatatttcacataaaGGCGctaaattcatgttcaaccgaggCGCTAAATTGACCTTAAAC carries:
- the LOC135155296 gene encoding uncharacterized protein LOC135155296, with the protein product MRKRDSKSRLLIFTYPRIGEDDIWNLAFSSSHTREVEKTRFGISLSHLHIPEKSRRRDLESRFLIFSYPRSREEEIWNLAFSSSHTREVGKTRFGISLYRLLVSENFHCIFFLSSLHYEGVWEQVHIESNSEGQGGETLFRDPAILTNQVITFDTRGLSDLGTTKVSDVMDEITGKRGINPRSWTTGERIDCPIFILKYNSDTGIDHFRDFLSSLVPQIRQEFGSYPIMVVTFAKSILNQDEIIGEITRAGMEKNGVFFTENYTASNHEMDSKKHIALLKILEACIKRADDNITFRWRKDNEPKPKSTLSQQVESTFV